From a region of the Halomonas sp. HL-93 genome:
- a CDS encoding cytochrome c-type biogenesis protein, with amino-acid sequence MALIRLLSLAALLCLALPAWSAGVEIREFDDPVTEQRYRDLTASMRCPLCDNQAIDDSDAPISVDMRQRVYQLLNEGQSDTEIIHHMVQRFGDYILYNPRLERRTYLLWGLPVGLLILAVVVVALIVRTRRHASAKALSADEQARLNALIERKESS; translated from the coding sequence ATGGCGCTGATTCGCTTGTTAAGTCTCGCGGCGCTGCTTTGCCTGGCGCTGCCCGCCTGGTCGGCAGGCGTAGAAATACGCGAATTTGACGACCCGGTGACGGAGCAGCGTTATCGTGATTTAACCGCCTCAATGCGCTGCCCGCTGTGCGATAACCAAGCGATTGATGATTCTGACGCACCCATCTCGGTGGATATGCGCCAACGGGTGTATCAGTTGCTTAACGAGGGGCAATCAGACACCGAAATCATCCATCACATGGTTCAGCGGTTTGGCGACTACATTCTTTATAACCCCCGCCTGGAGCGACGCACCTATTTGCTGTGGGGGCTGCCGGTGGGGTTATTGATACTTGCGGTCGTTGTCGTGGCATTGATCGTCCGCACTCGGCGCCATGCTTCAGCGAAGGCATTGAGTGCTGACGAGCAAGCGCGTCTGAATGCCTTAATTGAGCGTAAGGAGTCATCGTGA
- a CDS encoding DsbE family thiol:disulfide interchange protein, producing MKRRLLLFILPVAFLGLALFFYERLSEDPTGRDSALMARDFPAFEATTLEDEQQRVDQSLLEGELTLVNVWGEWCAACRQEMPQLLDLADRGLRIVGINYRDTRENGQAFLDEFGDPFSANIFDPDGDLGFELGVIGAPETFLVDAQGIIRYHHKGYVSPEDVHNHLLPEVEKWR from the coding sequence ATGAAGCGGCGCTTGCTGTTGTTTATCTTACCTGTCGCATTTTTAGGCTTGGCGTTGTTTTTCTATGAGCGCTTGTCAGAGGACCCTACAGGTCGCGATTCGGCGCTGATGGCACGCGATTTTCCCGCCTTTGAGGCCACCACGCTTGAAGATGAGCAACAGCGGGTCGATCAATCGTTGCTGGAAGGTGAACTGACGCTCGTCAATGTATGGGGAGAATGGTGCGCCGCCTGTCGCCAGGAAATGCCCCAACTGCTTGATCTAGCCGACCGTGGACTGCGTATTGTGGGTATTAACTACCGTGATACCCGCGAGAACGGGCAGGCATTCTTAGATGAATTTGGTGACCCATTTTCAGCCAATATTTTTGATCCCGACGGTGATTTAGGGTTTGAGCTTGGGGTAATTGGCGCGCCTGAGACATTTTTGGTAGATGCCCAGGGCATCATCCGCTACCACCATAAAGGCTATGTGTCGCCCGAGGATGTCCATAACCATCTTTTGCCGGAGGTGGAGAAATGGCGCTGA
- a CDS encoding heme lyase CcmF/NrfE family subunit: protein MLTRILPEIGHFALIIALLMAVVQALLPLAGAATRRPLWMAYGQPMATGQFLFVLLAYGCLTASYLMDDFSVANVANNANSLLPWYYKFSAVWGNHEGSVLLWSLMLAGWGCVAGLWSRRLPRDMLARVLGILGLISAGFLLFILLTSNPFERNLPDIPADGADLNPLLQDIGLIIHPPMLYMGYVGFSVVFAFAIAALLGGRLDAAWTRWARPWTNAAWAFLTVGVALGSWWAYYELGWGGWWFWDPVENASLLPWLTGTALIHSLAVTEKRGSFKSWTVLLAIATFSLSLMGTFLVRSGVLTSVHAFANDPSRGLFILVLLAITVTLSLVVFALRAPRVSHAVGFNWLSRDALLLINNGLLVTATMTVLLGTLYPLILDSLGLGKISVGPPYFNALFVPLTVILCLFMGLGPMARWKSTSPGELVRKLWLAGLAALVLGALIPLLYRGEWNLWVTLGLSTSLWIMLSLGRDLLDKLRKQRSSLWKGLQSLSLAYWGMVLGHLGVAVTIVGATVVSHYAVEKSVRMSPDTSVEVAGYHFTMTDLTDRRGPNYLADTAVIEVQRGESSRRFEMRPEKRLYLATGMPMTQVALRPGLFRDLYVAMGEQLDDGSWAMRIQYKPFVRWLWLGGLLMALGGVLAVADKRYRPARPARLAQEGRA, encoded by the coding sequence ATGCTGACCCGGATACTGCCCGAAATTGGTCATTTTGCCTTGATTATCGCACTGCTAATGGCGGTCGTGCAGGCGCTGCTGCCATTGGCGGGGGCGGCGACGCGTCGCCCTCTGTGGATGGCGTACGGTCAGCCGATGGCCACTGGCCAGTTTTTGTTTGTTTTGCTCGCCTACGGCTGCTTAACGGCCAGTTATCTGATGGATGACTTCAGCGTGGCGAATGTCGCCAACAACGCTAATTCGCTGCTGCCCTGGTACTACAAGTTCAGTGCCGTATGGGGTAACCATGAAGGTTCGGTGCTGCTGTGGAGCCTGATGCTTGCGGGGTGGGGATGCGTCGCCGGTCTGTGGTCGCGGCGCTTGCCCCGCGACATGTTGGCGCGCGTTCTCGGAATATTGGGCTTGATCAGCGCCGGCTTCCTGTTGTTCATACTGTTGACCTCCAACCCCTTCGAGCGGAATCTGCCCGATATCCCCGCGGACGGCGCGGACCTTAACCCCTTGTTGCAGGACATCGGCCTGATCATCCACCCACCCATGCTGTATATGGGCTATGTGGGGTTTTCCGTGGTGTTCGCTTTTGCTATCGCCGCTTTGCTCGGTGGGCGATTGGATGCCGCCTGGACCCGCTGGGCACGGCCTTGGACGAATGCCGCCTGGGCGTTTTTGACGGTTGGGGTGGCGCTGGGTAGCTGGTGGGCCTATTACGAGTTGGGCTGGGGCGGTTGGTGGTTTTGGGACCCGGTGGAAAACGCCTCGCTGTTGCCATGGCTGACCGGTACCGCCCTGATACATTCCCTGGCGGTCACCGAAAAACGCGGCTCTTTCAAAAGCTGGACGGTACTACTGGCCATTGCCACCTTTTCGCTTTCACTGATGGGCACCTTTTTAGTCCGCTCCGGGGTACTGACGTCCGTGCATGCCTTTGCCAACGACCCGTCGCGGGGGCTGTTTATCCTGGTGCTGCTGGCGATCACCGTGACGCTCTCGCTAGTGGTGTTTGCCCTGCGCGCACCCCGCGTTAGCCATGCCGTGGGCTTTAATTGGCTGTCACGCGACGCCTTACTGCTGATCAATAACGGCCTGCTGGTAACCGCAACGATGACCGTGCTGCTTGGTACGCTGTATCCGTTGATTCTGGATTCGCTGGGGCTGGGCAAAATCAGCGTGGGGCCGCCTTATTTCAATGCTCTGTTCGTGCCGCTTACGGTGATCCTCTGCCTGTTTATGGGCCTGGGGCCGATGGCGCGCTGGAAGTCTACCTCGCCTGGTGAACTGGTGCGCAAACTGTGGTTAGCCGGGCTCGCGGCACTTGTGCTTGGGGCATTGATACCGCTGCTGTATCGCGGTGAATGGAACCTATGGGTCACGCTGGGCTTGTCCACCTCGCTGTGGATTATGCTGTCACTAGGCCGTGACTTGCTCGATAAATTGCGCAAGCAGCGTTCGTCACTGTGGAAAGGCCTGCAAAGCCTATCGCTAGCCTACTGGGGTATGGTGCTCGGCCATTTGGGCGTGGCGGTCACCATCGTCGGCGCGACTGTCGTGTCCCATTATGCGGTGGAGAAAAGCGTGCGCATGTCACCGGATACAAGCGTCGAGGTGGCAGGTTATCACTTTACTATGACCGATCTTACCGATCGGCGCGGCCCCAATTACTTGGCCGATACCGCGGTGATCGAGGTTCAGCGCGGTGAGAGCAGCCGGCGTTTCGAGATGCGGCCTGAAAAGCGGCTGTATCTGGCCACCGGCATGCCCATGACCCAGGTGGCGTTGCGCCCGGGCCTTTTCCGTGATCTTTACGTGGCCATGGGCGAGCAATTGGATGACGGCAGTTGGGCGATGCGTATCCAATACAAACCGTTTGTGCGCTGGCTGTGGCTGGGAGGATTGCTAATGGCGTTGGGCGGCGTGCTGGCGGTAGCGGATAAGCGTTACCGGCCCGCGCGCCCGGCCAGATTGGCGCAGGAGGGGCGGGCATGA
- the ccmE gene encoding cytochrome c maturation protein CcmE: MTPRRKCKLYVILTLVSLAALVIGLTLYALRANINLFFSPVQIAQGEAPMGRSIRAGGMVKVDSVSRDDDSLSVAFTVTDYVDDLHVDYQGILPDLFREGQGVVVVGELQDDGRFRAEDVLARHDENYMPPEVAKALEDAGYSPADFQAKAAEMDQQREDDS; encoded by the coding sequence ATGACCCCAAGGCGTAAGTGCAAGCTTTATGTAATTCTCACCTTGGTCAGCCTGGCCGCACTGGTCATCGGGTTGACGCTATATGCCCTGCGCGCCAACATTAATTTGTTTTTTAGCCCCGTGCAGATTGCCCAGGGCGAGGCCCCAATGGGGCGCTCAATACGCGCGGGGGGCATGGTGAAAGTTGACTCGGTGTCCCGCGATGACGATAGCTTGAGCGTCGCGTTCACTGTCACCGACTATGTGGACGACTTGCACGTTGATTACCAGGGCATCCTGCCCGACCTGTTTCGCGAGGGGCAGGGCGTCGTGGTAGTGGGCGAGTTGCAAGACGATGGTCGTTTTCGTGCCGAGGACGTACTCGCCCGTCACGACGAGAATTATATGCCGCCCGAGGTTGCCAAAGCGCTGGAAGATGCTGGCTACTCGCCCGCCGATTTTCAGGCCAAAGCCGCGGAGATGGATCAGCAGCGCGAGGACGATTCGTGA
- the ccmD gene encoding heme exporter protein CcmD has product MVFASLADWASMGGHGLYVWSAWGVTAVFMLGLMLYARVERQRLLKHLKRQARRRSTTTQQRGYCDDPKA; this is encoded by the coding sequence ATGGTATTTGCCTCGCTGGCTGACTGGGCATCCATGGGCGGGCATGGCCTTTACGTGTGGTCTGCCTGGGGAGTGACGGCCGTGTTTATGCTGGGGTTGATGCTCTACGCTCGCGTTGAGCGCCAACGATTGCTGAAACACCTTAAGCGGCAGGCGCGCCGACGCTCAACGACCACGCAGCAAAGAGGCTATTGCGATGACCCCAAGGCGTAA
- a CDS encoding heme ABC transporter permease, whose protein sequence is MWGLIHKLGSPKWFYYRSAALQPWCWGVAALLLLTGTLWGLVFAPADYQQGNSFRIIYVHVPAAFLAQSVFVAMAVAGLIYMVWKIKIADMAAAAMAPLGAVMTFVALFSGAVWGVPTWGTWWMWDARLTSMLILLFLYIGVIGLRGAFTRRDSAAQAASVLTMVGVINIPIIKYSVDWWYTLHQPASFTLTSKPSMPLEMWLPLLIMVLGFYCFFIALTLTRTRSEILRREANTRWVQTLFEGAN, encoded by the coding sequence ATGTGGGGCTTGATACATAAGTTGGGTTCGCCAAAATGGTTTTACTACCGTAGTGCAGCGCTGCAGCCATGGTGCTGGGGTGTGGCAGCGTTACTGTTGCTGACGGGCACCCTATGGGGGCTTGTTTTCGCCCCCGCTGACTACCAACAGGGCAACAGCTTCCGCATCATTTATGTCCATGTGCCGGCCGCTTTTTTAGCCCAGTCGGTCTTTGTTGCCATGGCGGTGGCAGGGCTTATCTACATGGTCTGGAAAATTAAGATCGCCGATATGGCGGCGGCTGCCATGGCGCCATTAGGCGCCGTGATGACCTTTGTGGCGTTATTCTCCGGTGCCGTCTGGGGTGTGCCGACCTGGGGAACATGGTGGATGTGGGACGCCCGATTAACCTCCATGTTGATCCTGCTGTTTCTGTATATTGGGGTGATCGGCCTGCGCGGCGCCTTTACCCGTCGGGATAGCGCGGCCCAGGCGGCATCGGTGCTGACGATGGTCGGCGTGATTAATATTCCTATCATCAAATATTCCGTGGATTGGTGGTACACCCTGCACCAGCCCGCTTCGTTTACGCTGACTTCCAAGCCTTCAATGCCGCTTGAAATGTGGCTACCGTTGCTGATCATGGTGCTAGGCTTTTACTGCTTCTTTATTGCTCTTACGCTTACCCGGACACGCAGTGAAATATTGCGCCGCGAAGCCAACACCCGATGGGTTCAGACGCTTTTTGAGGGGGCTAACTGA
- the ccmB gene encoding heme exporter protein CcmB, protein MTEPVAKHHLRIALSATLMRDLNRMWRRRGDVLNPLVFYALAVSLFPIGISPEAELLAVMAPGLLWVTALLATLLSLDSLFRSDFDDGSLEQMMLAPQPLAALSVAKVAAHWLLSGLPLALVSPLLGIMLALPLHGIGVLMVSLALGSASLSLIGGIGAALTVGLPRGSVLLSLLVLPLYIPVLIFGTGAVQAAILGDAVLPHLAMLGALLAAALMFAPWAIAASLRISING, encoded by the coding sequence CTGACCGAGCCAGTCGCTAAGCATCACCTCCGCATAGCGCTTAGCGCCACTTTGATGCGTGACCTTAACCGCATGTGGCGACGCCGGGGGGATGTTCTGAACCCGTTGGTATTCTATGCCTTGGCCGTTAGCTTATTTCCAATAGGTATTTCCCCCGAGGCGGAGCTGCTGGCCGTCATGGCGCCTGGGCTTTTATGGGTCACGGCGCTGCTCGCCACATTGCTGTCGTTGGATAGCCTTTTCCGTAGCGACTTCGACGACGGCAGCCTGGAGCAAATGATGCTTGCTCCTCAGCCGTTGGCGGCGTTAAGCGTTGCCAAAGTTGCTGCCCATTGGCTATTGAGTGGTTTGCCTTTGGCCCTCGTGTCGCCCCTACTGGGCATCATGCTAGCGCTGCCATTGCATGGCATTGGGGTGTTGATGGTGTCGTTAGCGTTGGGGAGTGCCAGCTTGAGCCTTATTGGGGGCATTGGCGCGGCGTTAACCGTCGGTTTGCCCCGAGGTAGCGTGCTACTCTCGCTACTGGTATTGCCGCTGTATATTCCGGTGCTGATTTTTGGGACGGGGGCGGTTCAAGCCGCCATTTTGGGCGACGCCGTGTTGCCCCACTTGGCGATGCTTGGCGCGTTACTGGCCGCGGCGCTGATGTTTGCTCCCTGGGCCATCGCCGCGTCGTTGCGTATCAGTATAAACGGGTAG
- the ccmA gene encoding cytochrome c biogenesis heme-transporting ATPase CcmA, translating to MTLCLQGRQLGCERDDRWLFQGLDIDVKHGDIWHVAGPNGSGKTTLLKMLSGQFNEFSGSLHWQGQPLKQVREHFAANLLYLGHSLGVSMALTPLENLAWYQALHGERGSEAQREAALSAMGLDGMEDVPAGHLSAGQQRRVALARLSLTPRALWVLDEPFTAIDHDGVETLEAQLVAHAKAGGAVVITTHHVLKIAHPLCHISLG from the coding sequence TTGACGCTGTGTTTGCAAGGCCGTCAGCTAGGCTGTGAGCGCGATGATCGCTGGCTTTTTCAAGGGCTGGATATTGACGTCAAACACGGTGACATATGGCATGTGGCTGGCCCCAATGGCAGTGGCAAAACCACGCTATTAAAAATGCTGTCCGGGCAGTTCAATGAGTTTTCCGGGTCACTCCACTGGCAGGGTCAGCCGCTTAAACAAGTACGCGAGCACTTTGCCGCCAACTTGCTTTACCTTGGTCACTCGCTTGGTGTAAGCATGGCGCTAACGCCGCTGGAAAACTTAGCCTGGTACCAGGCGTTGCATGGTGAGCGCGGCAGCGAGGCGCAGCGTGAAGCGGCCTTGTCGGCGATGGGGCTGGATGGCATGGAAGATGTCCCCGCCGGGCATTTATCAGCAGGCCAGCAGCGTCGTGTGGCCCTGGCACGGTTAAGCCTCACGCCGCGAGCCCTGTGGGTACTGGATGAGCCGTTTACGGCCATTGACCATGATGGTGTCGAGACCCTGGAAGCGCAGTTGGTAGCGCACGCTAAGGCTGGGGGAGCCGTGGTGATAACGACCCACCACGTACTTAAAATTGCCCACCCGCTATGTCATATTTCGTTGGGGTAA
- a CDS encoding LexA family protein, with amino-acid sequence MNMSMNASLPTIRPTPRPYTIPPSTARMTRRNTYTLKVRGNRMSDCNLFDGDVIVIRRYQHDSQDETVIAEINQQTLALKQLSISRAGVRLLLDDAQHPEVFLHNRDIQVLGMFMGIEHHPVTH; translated from the coding sequence ATGAACATGTCGATGAACGCCTCATTGCCGACGATTCGCCCAACGCCCCGCCCTTATACCATTCCGCCATCGACCGCGCGGATGACACGCCGCAACACCTACACATTAAAGGTGCGAGGCAACCGCATGTCAGACTGCAACCTGTTTGATGGCGATGTTATCGTCATTCGTCGCTATCAGCATGACAGCCAGGACGAAACCGTTATTGCTGAAATCAATCAGCAAACGCTTGCCCTCAAACAGCTATCCATCAGCCGAGCGGGTGTGCGCCTGTTGCTCGACGACGCGCAGCACCCCGAAGTGTTTTTGCATAATCGTGATATTCAGGTACTTGGCATGTTCATGGGAATTGAGCATCATCCCGTGACACACTAA
- a CDS encoding IMPACT family protein codes for MRYRVPQLPPGTWHINEIEIEKSRFIAWVAHTPDLDAVNALTTAAKQAHPSASHHCLAYIAAAPGEQQRIGFSDDGEPGGTAGRPMYQALQGSQLGEIGSVVIRYFGGTKLGTGGLARAYSQAVNHALASLPTQEIVERNHYLVRFAFADESLARAWCDEQAIPVVNADYDGNGVALTIGWPSDHALDLSPLESRLKQSLSAQTISL; via the coding sequence ATGCGCTATCGCGTCCCCCAACTACCTCCAGGCACTTGGCACATTAACGAGATTGAGATTGAAAAAAGCCGCTTTATCGCCTGGGTCGCCCACACCCCTGACCTTGACGCCGTCAATGCTCTGACAACGGCGGCCAAACAGGCCCACCCCAGCGCTAGTCACCACTGCCTGGCTTATATCGCGGCCGCCCCGGGCGAGCAGCAACGCATTGGCTTCTCCGATGACGGTGAGCCCGGCGGTACCGCGGGCCGCCCCATGTACCAAGCGCTTCAAGGTAGTCAACTGGGTGAAATCGGTAGTGTCGTCATTCGCTACTTTGGCGGTACCAAACTAGGCACGGGTGGACTGGCGCGCGCCTACTCCCAGGCAGTGAATCATGCCCTGGCCTCGCTTCCCACACAGGAAATCGTCGAGCGAAATCACTACCTGGTCCGTTTTGCCTTTGCCGACGAGTCGTTAGCCCGCGCGTGGTGTGACGAACAGGCCATCCCAGTGGTTAATGCCGACTATGATGGGAATGGTGTCGCGCTGACGATCGGCTGGCCCAGTGACCACGCACTTGATCTTAGCCCGCTGGAAAGCCGCCTCAAGCAGTCCCTTAGCGCGCAGACGATCTCACTATAA
- a CDS encoding sodium ion-translocating decarboxylase subunit beta, giving the protein MDKLITLWEGSGLYNLELGQVVMVAVGLLLLYLAIYKKFEPLLLVPIGFGGILANIPEAGLALSALDQAIEVGRPALLEQLASALGGSLDSQASVDSWRTSIQQMIADEASVEQIATAETVAKGSGYGDGLLYVFYTVAITSGIAPLIIFMGVGAMTDFGPLLANPRTLFLGAAAQFGIFATLFGAVLLSSMGWMDFSLNQAAAIGIIGGADGPTSIYVASMLAPELLGAIAVAAYAYMALVPLIQPPIMRLLTSRKEREITMTQLRPVSKLEKIVFPLLLLILVALFLPDAAPLLGMFCFGNLMRECGVVERLSDTAQNALINTVTIVLGLAVGSKLMAESFLSLETLGIMALGIVAFGIGTSAGVLMAKLMNLVSKMPINPLIGAAGVSAVPMAARVANKVGLESNPHNFLLMHAMGPNVAGVIGSAVAAGVMIKYLG; this is encoded by the coding sequence ATGGATAAACTAATTACCTTATGGGAAGGCTCCGGGCTTTATAACCTTGAGCTTGGCCAAGTCGTGATGGTTGCAGTGGGACTATTGCTGCTCTACCTCGCCATCTACAAGAAGTTTGAGCCACTGTTGTTGGTGCCAATCGGCTTTGGCGGCATTCTCGCCAACATTCCTGAGGCGGGGTTGGCGCTATCGGCGCTTGATCAGGCGATCGAGGTCGGCCGGCCCGCACTGTTGGAGCAGTTGGCCTCGGCGCTTGGCGGCAGCCTGGATAGCCAGGCGAGCGTCGACAGCTGGCGCACGTCGATTCAGCAGATGATAGCTGACGAGGCCTCGGTGGAGCAGATTGCCACAGCGGAAACCGTGGCCAAAGGCTCGGGTTATGGCGACGGTCTGCTGTACGTGTTCTACACCGTGGCTATTACCTCCGGCATTGCCCCGCTGATCATCTTCATGGGCGTCGGCGCGATGACCGACTTTGGCCCGCTGCTGGCCAACCCGCGCACGCTGTTCCTGGGCGCCGCCGCGCAGTTCGGCATTTTTGCCACGCTGTTCGGCGCCGTGCTGCTGTCGTCGATGGGGTGGATGGACTTCTCGCTCAACCAGGCCGCTGCCATCGGTATTATCGGCGGCGCGGATGGCCCGACCTCGATCTACGTTGCGAGCATGCTGGCGCCTGAACTGCTGGGTGCGATTGCCGTGGCCGCTTACGCCTACATGGCGCTGGTGCCGTTGATCCAGCCGCCGATCATGCGCCTTCTGACATCCAGGAAAGAGCGCGAAATCACCATGACGCAGCTGCGCCCGGTGTCGAAGCTCGAGAAGATCGTCTTTCCGCTGCTGCTGTTGATCCTGGTGGCGCTGTTTCTGCCCGATGCGGCGCCGCTGTTGGGGATGTTCTGCTTTGGTAACCTGATGCGCGAATGTGGCGTGGTCGAGCGGCTAAGCGACACGGCGCAAAACGCGCTGATAAATACCGTGACGATCGTGCTGGGCCTTGCCGTGGGCTCCAAGCTCATGGCTGAAAGCTTCCTGTCGCTTGAAACGCTCGGCATCATGGCGCTGGGGATCGTGGCCTTCGGGATCGGCACCTCGGCCGGGGTGTTGATGGCCAAGCTAATGAACCTGGTGAGTAAAATGCCGATCAACCCGCTGATTGGTGCGGCGGGGGTCTCGGCGGTGCCGATGGCGGCACGCGTGGCCAACAAGGTGGGGCTCGAGTCCAACCCGCATAACTTCCTGCTGATGCACGCCATGGGTCCCAATGTGGCCGGGGTGATCGGCTCGGCGGTGGCTGCGGGTGTGATGATCAAGTACTTAGGTTAA
- the oadA gene encoding sodium-extruding oxaloacetate decarboxylase subunit alpha, which produces MKETKRPLGITDVVLRDAHQSLFATRLRLADMLPIAEKLDQVGYWSLETWGGATYDACIRYLGEDPWERIRALKEAMPNTPQAMLLRGQNLLGYRHYADDVVDKFVERAKTNGVDVFRVFDAMNDPRNLERAIKAVRQVGGHAQGTISYTVSPVHTLDSWIDLAKTIASMGADSLAIKDMAGLLTPYTAFELVSRLKKELSIPVHLHCHATTGLSTSTILKAVEAGIDNVDTAISSMSMTYGHSPTESVVAMLKDTDRDTGLDLELLEDIASYFRGVRKKYAAFEGSLRGIDSRILIAQVPGGMLTNMEGQLKEQGAGDKLDDVLTEIPRVREDLGFIPLVTPTSQIVGTQAVMNVMMGERYKSISKEVQALLKGEYGAAPAPFNRELQQRVLEGGEPITCRPADNLSPEMDRLAGELKDHAKADGIRLADGEQQVDDVLTYALFPQIGLKFLKNRDNPDAFEPEPQAAEAESAKVPAKAESKAPVASSGPETYTVKLKGKAFVVEVSEGGDISDVQEQTAAGAAPKEEAPAPSGEAITAPLAGNIFKVNVRPGDSVAEGDVVIILEAMKMETEVRASSAGTVSAVSVSEGDSVAVGDTLIEL; this is translated from the coding sequence ATGAAAGAAACCAAACGCCCACTAGGCATTACCGATGTCGTCCTGCGTGATGCCCATCAATCGTTGTTCGCTACCCGGCTGCGGCTGGCGGACATGCTGCCGATTGCCGAAAAGCTGGATCAAGTCGGCTACTGGTCTTTGGAAACCTGGGGCGGTGCGACGTATGACGCCTGCATTCGCTATCTGGGCGAAGATCCCTGGGAGCGTATCCGCGCCCTCAAAGAAGCTATGCCCAATACCCCTCAGGCGATGCTGCTGCGCGGCCAGAACCTGCTGGGTTACCGGCATTATGCTGACGACGTGGTCGACAAGTTCGTCGAGCGTGCCAAAACCAACGGTGTCGATGTATTTCGTGTGTTTGATGCGATGAACGACCCGCGCAACCTGGAGCGCGCCATCAAGGCGGTGCGCCAAGTGGGCGGCCATGCGCAAGGCACCATTTCTTACACAGTGAGTCCGGTACATACCCTGGATAGCTGGATCGATCTCGCCAAGACCATTGCGTCCATGGGCGCGGATTCGCTGGCTATCAAGGATATGGCGGGGCTGCTGACGCCTTACACTGCGTTTGAACTGGTCTCGCGTCTCAAGAAAGAACTGTCGATTCCCGTGCATCTGCATTGCCATGCCACCACCGGGCTTTCCACCTCTACGATTCTTAAAGCGGTCGAAGCGGGCATCGACAATGTCGACACCGCGATTTCGTCGATGTCGATGACCTACGGCCACAGCCCTACTGAATCGGTGGTGGCGATGCTCAAGGACACCGACCGCGATACCGGGTTGGACCTTGAACTGCTGGAAGACATTGCCAGCTACTTCCGCGGCGTGCGCAAGAAATACGCGGCGTTTGAAGGCTCGCTGCGCGGTATCGACTCGCGCATTCTGATCGCCCAGGTGCCCGGTGGCATGCTGACCAACATGGAAGGCCAGCTCAAGGAGCAGGGCGCCGGCGATAAGCTGGACGACGTCTTGACCGAGATCCCCCGCGTGCGCGAAGACCTCGGCTTTATCCCGCTGGTGACGCCAACCTCGCAGATTGTCGGTACCCAAGCCGTCATGAACGTCATGATGGGCGAGCGCTACAAGTCGATTTCCAAGGAAGTCCAAGCGCTGCTCAAAGGCGAATACGGCGCCGCGCCGGCACCGTTTAACCGCGAGTTGCAGCAGCGCGTGCTGGAAGGTGGCGAACCGATCACCTGCCGCCCGGCGGACAACCTATCGCCGGAAATGGACAGGCTCGCCGGTGAGCTGAAAGACCATGCCAAAGCCGATGGCATCCGCCTGGCTGACGGCGAGCAGCAAGTGGACGACGTGCTGACCTACGCGCTGTTCCCGCAGATTGGTCTTAAATTCCTTAAGAACCGTGACAATCCTGACGCCTTTGAGCCCGAGCCCCAGGCGGCCGAGGCGGAAAGCGCCAAGGTGCCTGCCAAAGCGGAAAGCAAAGCGCCCGTGGCAAGCAGTGGCCCGGAAACCTATACCGTCAAGCTCAAAGGTAAAGCATTTGTCGTCGAAGTGTCCGAAGGCGGCGACATCAGCGACGTGCAGGAGCAAACCGCCGCGGGTGCAGCGCCCAAAGAAGAAGCGCCGGCACCGAGCGGTGAGGCGATTACCGCGCCCTTGGCCGGCAATATCTTCAAGGTCAATGTACGCCCGGGTGATAGCGTGGCCGAGGGCGACGTGGTGATTATCCTTGAAGCGATGAAAATGGAAACCGAAGTGCGCGCCAGCAGTGCCGGGACCGTTTCGGCCGTGAGCGTCAGTGAGGGCGACAGCGTTGCCGTCGGCGATACGCTGATCGAACTCTAA
- a CDS encoding OadG family protein has translation MQDLELLQEGLGLMALGMGFVFVFLGILVFSLTLMSGVIRRFQPAPAPVISNGNTKRPSQSTAKDDETLAVISAAVHRYRTKIRR, from the coding sequence ATGCAGGACCTGGAACTATTACAGGAAGGCCTTGGCCTGATGGCACTGGGCATGGGGTTTGTATTTGTTTTTCTTGGTATTTTAGTGTTTTCGCTGACGCTTATGTCGGGCGTCATCAGGCGTTTCCAGCCTGCCCCTGCGCCGGTTATATCTAATGGTAATACTAAGCGACCGTCGCAATCGACTGCCAAAGACGATGAAACCCTCGCCGTGATCAGTGCTGCAGTGCACCGTTATCGTACCAAAATACGTCGTTAA